In Lycium barbarum isolate Lr01 chromosome 9, ASM1917538v2, whole genome shotgun sequence, the DNA window ccctgggggtatttactgtcttccgcacttttcctactatctatctatatataacgTGAGACTTACATATTTATTGATTTCCGCTACTTGACTTTCTTCAATTCATGTATTGGTACGTTGTTGGGATGAGGGTTTGCACactgaggtgggaaggtaagtgcccacacgacctaggctaaatgggtcgtgacacttgagCATGAAAATAAAAGCAATCTGTGTGGGCACAGTGTGGCCTAGACTAAACTTAAACCAAATAATCACAATAGTGACAGTCACATAGAAACAATGCATTTCTGGACAATATTGAATCagttattgaaaattcaaaataaaatttataaagcATGTTATTTTTCTTAAAGGTAAATGTTTGTTTCATTTTTATGTGTCAAGACGTGTGTTTTCTTTGAACGTGGTCTTTCGGTTCTTCTCAGAGACATGGTTGCTAACTTTCATATTGCCAGAATTTTTGAGACCTCAGAAATTCTGCCTCGGTTTCAGGGCTTGCTTTGGGTGTCCCTTGTGTTGTCTTGCTAAGCGAAAATTTTTTAGGTCccttcaaaaattctgccccagtgtatggCTTTACTTTGTGCCTTTCTTCGTTGACTTTCTCtgataggaatttttgaggtcttctcaaaaattctgccccaatgTAGGGTTGACACTGTCTAGTTCTTGTGCTGAACCTTGCAAGTTAGATCTTGTCGACTTTTCCCGCCTTATTGACTCTGAGGTTTCCTACGggcttcttggtttttcttttataaCGACCGAGCtcaagagcgcctacgtatcctgtcgcaatAGGAATTgaggtcaaacgtagttcggaataaagtaattgagttttggttttactaataaagcgATCAGGTCCagtatggactgcctacgtatcccatcaTGGGGAATTCAGGTTATTGCGTAGTTCATTATATAAATGATTTGTTTTTCTCCTATTCtagtacgattacaagcaaaaggtacgATTATAAGGAAATAGCAACACGATTACAAGCAAATAGAATCCTAAATATAGTATCTCTTGAGTGCATCTGCATTGATGGActtgggccactcttgtccatccatctcggctaggactatGGTTCCTCTCGAGAGCACTTTCCTGAACATGTATGGTCCCTGCCAGTTCGGCGCAAATTTCCCTTAatattcctcttggtgagggaagactcgcttgagtacGAATTTTCTGATCTGGAAAAGTAGGGTTCTGACTATCTTGTTGAAGGCTCTAGACATCCTTTGTCTGTACAACTGTCCGTGGCACACTGTCACCATTCTCTTTTCCTCTATCATGGCTAGTTGTTCATAATAATTTTTAAACCATTCTGCATCTTTTAGCTCTGCCTCTTGGAGGACCCTGAGTGAAGGGATCTCTACATctgcgggtatgaccgcttctgtaccGTAAACGAGGAGGTATGGAGTTGCCCTAGTGGAGGTTCTGGTTGTTGTTCTGTATCCTAACAGAGCATAAGGCAGCTGctcgtgccaattcttgtagttgtcgacCATCTTCCTCAAGAtccttttgatgttcttgttggcagcgTCTATGGCTCCACTCATCCGTGACCGATAGGCGGTAGAGTTTCTATGAGTGATTTTGAATTGTTCACtgatgtccttcatcaaatggctGTTCATATTGGCACCATTATCTGTGATGATGGATTCTGGCAAACCGAAACCACATATCAGATTGTTCTTAACAAAGTCGGCCACGACTTTCTTGGTTACTGATTTGTGGGAAGTTGCCTCTACCTATTTaatgaagtagtctatggcgactaAGATGAAGCGATGTCCGTTGGAAGCCGgaggctcgatgggtcctatgacgtccattcccCACGCCACGAAAGGTCAGGGAGAGCTCATTGCATGTAATTCTGTGGGTGAAACCTTGATCAGATCCCCGTGTATCTGACACAGATGGAACTTTTGCACGAATTTATAGGAGTTATGCTCCATGTTCATCCAATAATATCCTGTCCTCGGGATTTTCTTAGCAAGGAcgaatccattcatgtggggcCCGACCCGCATGCACTTCTTTTAGAAATTTTCTGGCCTCTTCGGCGTCCAAGCATCTGAACAACCTGAGATTAGGGGTCCTTTTGTATAGTACTTCCTTGTTCAAGAAGAAATCATTGGCCAATCTCCTCATGGTCTCCTTCTGAGTTGCTGAACTTTCTGGGGGATGCTCCCCTTTTTCCAGGTAGGCCTTCATATTGGcgtaccatggttggccatctggcTCGGCCTCTACATAGGCGCAGTGAGCCTACTCTTCTCTCAGTGTGATCTCTAACGGATCAATGTGTGTGCTCTCAGGGTGTTGGATCATAGACGCTATTGTGGGCAATGCGTCTGCGAACTCATTCTGAGCCCTTGGAGTATGTCTGAAGTCAACACTCTTGAATCTTCCGCACAATATTTGTGccagattcacatatgggagtatcttatcatttttggtttcccaatttcctttcacttgattgATAAGCAAATCGGAGTCCCCGATTACCAACAACTCCTATATGTTCATGTCCAGCGCCATCCTGAGGCCTCGGATACATGCttccgccatgttgttggtacacctAAAGTTGAGTTTTGCGGCCATCGAGTTGTGTTGCCCTATTTTTGATATCAGCACCGCCCCaatgcctgatcctttgtaattgaTGGCACCATCAAAAAACAGTCTCCAGCCCAAATACGGTTCCACCACCTCTTTTTCCATGGCCATCACTTCCTCGTTTGGGAATAAAGTTCGTAATGGTTCCAGTTCATCATCTATGGGACTTTATGCCAGCAAATCCGCTAGGGattgtcctttgattgccttttgtgccACGTACACGATGTCAAATTCGCTTAGCAACATTTTCCATTTAGCCAATTTTTCTATGGGCATCGGTTGCCGGAAAATATATCTTAGCGGATCCATTCTcaatatgaggtgagtggtaaacACTGATAGGTAGTGCCTCAGTTTTTGGGCAATCCATGTCAAAGCACAATAGGTTTTCTCTACCAGCGTATACCGTGCTTCTCAAGAGGTGGACTTCGTactcaaatagtagatggcatgttcctttttgccctCTTCATTATGCTGGGCAAGCATGCACCTGAACGCTTTCTCTGATACTGACAGATACAGTAACAGGGGACTCCCTGGCCTAGGCAGTACCAAGACGGGGGGATTGGAGAGGTATCTCTTGGTTCTATCAAACGCCTCTTGGCACTCATCTGTCCAATTTGTAGGAGTGTCCTTCTTGAGCAACTTCAGGATTGGCTCTATAATCACTATTGACTGGGTTATGAATCGTCCGATGTagttcaaccttcctaagaagctcatgactttTTTCTTGGTTTTGAGAGGTAGTAGCTCTTAAATTTCTTTAATTTTGGCAGGGTCTATTTCAATGCCCCTAaagctgactatgaatcccacCAATTTACATGCAGGCACTCTAAACGCGCACTTTGTAGGGTTCAGCTTTAGATTGAATTTGCGAAGTCTTTCGAAGAACTTATGCAAATGCACAGTATGCTCTAAACTTTCCCCGAATTTTATGacgacatcgtccacatagacctCAATCTCTcaatgcatcatatcatggaacacggtagtcatagctctcatgtataTGGCGCCGGCAGTTTTTAAGCCGAAtggcattaccctgtaatggcACACTCCCCTACTTGGTGATGAAGGCTGTCTTTTCAATatcttcttcgctcatgagtatctGGTGGTACCCAGCGAAACAATCCACGAACGACTACagctcatgcttggcgcagttgtCTATTAGGATGTGGATGTTTGGAAGTGGAAAGTTGTCTTTTGGACTAGCCCAGTTGAGATCCTGGTAGTCCACATAGATTTGAATCTTTCCTTCCTTTTTGGGTACTGGCAttatgttggccacccaagtaGGGTAGGATGTCATCTCCACTATTCCAGACTCGATTTGTTTCTCCACTTCGTcatttatcctgatactcatgtcaGGCTTAAATGTCTGAGTCTTTTGCTTAAGCGGAGCGAAACCTTTCTTAATAGGCAATATGTGGGCTACGATTTCAATGCTCAAACCTGGCATATCTGCGTATGACTAGGCAAAGAtgtccacatattcctttaatAGATCTACGAGCTCTTCTTTCTATAGAGCTCCCCAAGTGAGCACTGATTCTTGTCTCCTTGACATCCCCTTCGTCACCGAGGCTGATcacctcagtttcatccatatttggcttcttcttttcttccaaatcttCTACCAGTCCCCCTGGCCTCATTGTTGATTCATCGTACTCCTCGTATTCCTGTTGTTCGTTTTTCTCGCTCATTTcacgacacgtcatgacatttttgGCTGTTTTAGTATTATTAATATTGAAAAATCTaggcaaagtaaagttaggtttattattaTTCGTTACGCGTAGTTAGTTCAGAAATCTTTCCTTATCATCATCTAATCAAAGCAGCAATTTTAGGCAgatcgaggcttttcattaattcaaaaaCAAATGACTACAACTGTGGTCCTGGTTCAAAATAACACcggaccatttccatttttaaacattACAAAGTAATTTAGAAAAAGTGATCACTCAGGCCTCAGCCGATGCCACCGTTTTTAGCAAAAGGTTTTAAAAGAAATCCATCTCTCTACCAAGGAGCCAAGAAAGAGGTGGACATCCAATTATTCAGGCGCTCTCTTGGCCTCAGACTGCATACGCTGGGTGTCTCTTGGTTTTCTTCAATGATCGCGTAGCATTCCTCTTCTTGGAACAGTGACTCGAGACTCCTATCCGTTTCTTCTTCATTCAGCGTCGACATCTTTCTagggaatgactggtacagaccCTAAATTGGACAAAACAAGCTCCTTGTTCTAGGCTCTCTCTTTATTGCCCTTATGAGCTTGTCTTCGCTAGGAGTATACCCTAGAGCGAAGTGGTAATTTTCCTTTGAGATTGGGACATGCTCTGTCATCCCTCCGAGGTATCTTCCAAGACCTTTTCCCTTTTCGAAACCATTCCTCAACATGGTGGAAGCAATAATTCTGTAGACTACTGGCATAGGCTTACTAACCTCTCTTTCTACATGAGTGGCCCCAACGTATTCTAATACATGAAAGTTTGGCAAGTGAGGGCTCCCTTTGATCATAGAAACGATGTTGTGAGGATACTTCTAAATATCCTTCTCAGCTGCCACCACAATTTCCCATCTTTGCCATTCAAATTTTATTGCCTGGTGCAAAGTTGATGGGATGGCACTGGCGGAgtgtatccagggtcttcccaagagcatatTGTACTTGGCAGTGATTGCCATGACCTGCAATTCTGTTGTGAAAGTGGCAGGTCCAACCTGGATTTGCAGGTCTATCTCTCCAAGGGAATCACTTAGAGACCCAACAAATCCCCTGACGTTTGTCCCACTCTGAGGAATCTTGCCTATGTCGCAACCAAGCTGAGTCAATGTGGTGACAGGGAAAATATTGAGGCATGATCTATTCTCCACCAACAGCTTCCCTATTGCTTTACCATGACATTCCATGGTGATGTTAACGACTCTGTGGTGGGTGGTTCCTTCTGCTGACAAATCCTCTTTTGAGAAGCAGATTTTGTGTTCTCCGATGATATGGGCAACTAGTCCAGTGAAGTCTTCGCTACTTGTACCAGCTGGTACGTGTGCATCATCCAATACTCTCATGAGAGCCTGTCTATGTGATGGGGAGCTGGCTAGTAATGACAGCACCGATATTTGTGCTGGTATTTTCTTCAAGTGTTCAACGATGGAGTAATCTTTTGGCTGCATGCGCCGCCAGAAAtcgtcagcttctccttcagttaTTGACCTCTTTTGGGTGTTTTCCTTCCTTGCAGCATTCTGAGCTAACTTGCAGCATTTTGAGCTAACTCTTCATCAGTGTAACACCTCCCTGAACGGGTCATGCCTTGGGCCTGCTTGTACAGTGATTGGCTTCGTGGGAGAAATTTGTTGTGCAACCTGGCCTACCACGGGTGCTAGAATAAAAGCTTTGAATCTCGATGTCGCTGTCTTGGCTCCCGGCGCTGGGACCAGAACCTTGAAATTCAAATGCTCCTGAAGTGTGAGGAAGGCTACCGTGTGTTCCATGGATTCAACTGCTCTGGGGACTAATGCTCTGCAAGCTTTCAGTCTTCATTCTTTTCAATCATGTGGACTCCGTTGTTTCCATGGTTGGGCAACGGCTTTGTGTTCACATTGGGAGTTGCGATTTCCAAGACGATTTTCCTCTTGTCAATCAGATCTTGGATTTTGTGCTTGAGATTTATATAGTCCATTGTGCTATGCCCATTTCCTCCTTAATGATAGGCACAGGTCTGATCAGCCCTGTAAAACCTATTTCCCGGCTATGCCGGTTTCGATAGGACCTTCTGAATCAAGCTTGCAGTCAATAACCTTTCGAAGAGTCGAGCCCTAGGCTCGAGAAGCATCGTGAATTCCCTTACCGGCCTCTTCTCGATAGCGGGACGCTGAGCATTGTATGTTGGGGGTggtgtagcggttctattttttccgattcggatttgcacttgcctcatttaaacaggaagtgtcccgacaaagtacggttgtcaatcgtatcgGGAAAAAGGGAAAAATATACTACTACGTGggtggtgctctaaatggacatcATTTTAGAGTCTCCACCTAACTCATATgtaagttaggaaaaccagttcaaaAGGGTTATTTTAAAACGATTacattttaaaagaaaccaatctataccaaactatgggtaagggttctggtgatcccccggggaaggtgttaggcaccctggtattaaggatccataaaaTACGGTGGACCTGGGGTTCTAATAGTATTCCTTCTAGATATaaattgtttttgataaaaactACTTTTgtttatatttccgcaaataaaggttagtcatttatgcaaaaataccacacttttaagaaataaaagtgataagattttgcccaaaattaggcgtTTTGGGTTCCAGGCTAGAATACCTAAGTTAAAATCCaaaggcgttaacctaagtagaacaccacGTAAGCCCACCTAGTTTTAGAAAAAAGTTTTTAGTTTAAgttttacaaaaattattttttggcATATTATTATTATCCATGTTTTAACcatattttagattttttttatttttagtcttTTAGTCCAAATTAATTCAAAAAAAAGTCTAAGTCCACATTTTGTCCAAAATGTCCACATGTACACGGTCCACAATCATTTTTTGTAGAAGAAAGAACACGCACTTTTTATGAACTAGTGGAGGATATTAGGGCTTGATTCTCCCTTGAAATgttatgggatgtttatggatgaTGGAGAGAGCTTAGAGAGTCACTAGGGATCTGCTTTGGTGAAATAAAGAGGCCCAAGTCGTACCCATAATTTATAACCAAGGAACAAAATCTCCACCGCCTCAATTTCACGGTGCACTTTCACGGCCGTGAAATATTTCACAGTCCGTGGAAGTGACAGTGAAACACTTCCAGTGACTTCCACACACTGCCACCATTACACGGTGGCCCAACACCATTTTCACAGTCCGTAAAACtattcacggtccgtggaaaTTGTCGTGGAACTGCCTATGTCCAATTTTCTGACGAAATGTATTCATTCCGATTCGTTTGACATCTAACCTTCATACTCTTTTCCAAACATGTTTAAGAACTTATATAACTCTGAGATACTCCCATAGTCCCCATACACAACTTCCCAAATGATTCCCAATACGAGCCTACGACAACCGACTTAAAACGAAACTTTAACGTATGAGAAAAATGAGGTGTAACATTATCGACCGTGTAGAGTCATCATTCACCAATTAGTTAGAGCTTGCATTTTTCCCACAAACTATTGTTTAACTGAtcgttttattttaaaattatttatattgtttttaaaaaaaattacttattATCATAGGATACACATGtaacaccccacccttggtaaggtgTGACTGGCACCCGGCACCGTGCCGGAACCGAGCGaacctgttatgtcccgtgttttcgcataattggaaatcttgaaaataattaagacttgtatgttataaggcaatattttgattttagttaatatgcctatgttgtttatgaaagtattggcgCGAAGATATCGGGggaggccaagggcgaaattggaatttcggaaattagtttcgggaatgacaaaacgagatttttaacgaattgggctcgacaaattaatgaaaaattgaggcccaaaaccataggggtggccggccattaaggcttggcccaagcccaagtatTTAATTACCATGTGACAATTATTAAGGGGGCAATATTATATAGTCATGCTAATcccttagaatgttcaagaaaaacaattaaaacaaaaaaaaaaatgaactcacaaaaaggagctctcggccaagcaacaaaaaagggaaaaaaaataatttcctAACTTTGATTCCAatcttaaaatcttgttcttcttgtattcgtagtaagctcaagacgctctccgacgtgatataattggtttagcgaaagagcgacgtttgcggcaagtcggaatttcaagaaaaaggtaagatttctatgtttttatgttatggaatgggtatatatgctatagtgattagagtggcatgaagattatggaattgtgttgtgtttgagcatggccgtgtgtgtgtgtgagtgggtgtatggccgtgagccatagtgtggTGAAGGGGAGATGACTTAGATTTTGTTTAgattgttagttgcgtcgttgtggcatttatgacgtaaatgaatgtttaacaaGTTGAATTGGCCTTTaaaatggttgcgggttgttatgggaaattatatgatttttatatagtttttatataattatgaaagtaagattctagaaTGAGAATTAATGTTATCGTTgcggaatttggaaggaaacaatgcgagttagtaggttcgtcgtagttgttgacatttcggatagaatatggaaggtgacggattacttgaattcatgtatattgcttggaatattattggaatacgtttgaataaccttgaatgagaaaatgaatacgataatgttgatgttagtttgatgttgtgaagttcgaatgaaagtcgtcgcttatgtagaaaagaagaatattgacgttagacctattttgttgtgattcatgatgtctttggtattgtgggttgttgttgatgatatattgagccgggctaagcctcggggatgttatatgtataggggaagtgctgccgaaatttcggtagacaaatatgaagttgagtgaattcttaaagtcttgcaattcctaattggtaacttggaccatttgtagattctgagcgaaacgggatttgagttttggacgggcgtaagacgcatataaggtatgtaaggctaccccattccttcttttggcatgtcctaggtatactaggtcgatttTTGAACCCCGGAGGCAATTCTGTTcctggaaatccgaattggaaatcgagtactattcattcaattgaattgaactataaaattcctattttgttgaaaagggatcaaatgtccgaaacttttgtaaatgtaatcgaatcgcttcgaaactcctATGTGTGactccatagaccccaaatgtccgtaattcatgtctgccacctcgacttgacccgaggtgggcccgctaaccccgagactcctttgtttgctctattagggtcatttttgtataatgtcggcaaagaatctttgtttatgaatttggctattataaaataatgttttgattgccacgatattctaaattatattttgaactataaataccATTTTGGAATTACTATTGTGAAATGAGCCCCGTATTGACCATTGaattaacatatgattttatcaagtttcaaaaggtgttttaatatataaattgcattattcgctcacgactctgctcgtgccttattataaattcgttcaccggttcccgggccggttatggttcgtgcgcgctatgataaattc includes these proteins:
- the LOC132612143 gene encoding uncharacterized protein LOC132612143; the encoded protein is MKAYLEKGEHPPESSATQKETMRRLANDFFLNKEVLYKRTPNLRLFRCLDAEEARKFLKEVHAESIITDNGANMNSHLMKDISEQFKITHRNSTAYRSRMSGAIDAANKNIKRILRKMVDNYKNWHEQLPYALLGYRTTTRTSTRATPYLLVYGTEAVIPADVEIPSLRVLQEAELKDAEWFKNYYEQLAMIEEKRMVTVCHGQLYRQRMSRAFNKIVRTLLFQIRKFVLKRVFPHQEEY